One window of Silvimonas iriomotensis genomic DNA carries:
- a CDS encoding DHA2 family efflux MFS transporter permease subunit, with the protein MEQTLPPLTGGKLILGSVAVALATFMNVLDSSIANVAIPTLSGNLGVSVDEGTWVITLFAAANAVSIPLTGWLTMRLGQVKLFVWAILLFTLSSWLCGVAPNLVFLLAARVMQGAVAGPLIPLSQALLLSSFPKDKGASALSLWAMTATVGPIVGPALGGWITDAYSWAWIFYINIPVGLFAAGVTWAIYRDRESPTRKIPVDKVGLGLLVVWVAALQIMLDKGKDLDWFSSPVIWTLMLIALIAFICFVIWELTDAHPIIDLKLFAGRNFLAGTIAISVAYAVFFANLVLLPQWMQTYLGYRSVDAGMATAPLGIFAVILAPVMGKLVPKSDARILATLAFLGFAGVFFMRSHYTTVVDTWALVMPTLLQGIPTALFFVPLTAIILSDLPPARIPAAAGLSNFTRVFCGAVGTSLAATAWSNRTILHHAQLTEAASTSSPIFADAMNMLEPVFGKSALAFYERQLNTQAAQLGINDIFWISGVIFIVIIPLIWFAHAARGSSGPAVGH; encoded by the coding sequence ATGGAACAGACTCTTCCTCCGCTCACCGGTGGCAAGCTGATTCTTGGTTCAGTTGCGGTCGCGCTGGCCACGTTCATGAATGTGCTGGACTCTTCCATTGCCAACGTTGCCATTCCTACGCTTTCGGGCAATCTGGGCGTATCGGTGGATGAAGGCACCTGGGTGATCACGCTGTTTGCAGCGGCCAATGCGGTGTCCATTCCGCTCACCGGCTGGCTAACCATGCGTCTGGGCCAGGTCAAACTGTTTGTCTGGGCCATTTTGCTGTTCACCCTCTCGTCATGGCTGTGCGGTGTGGCGCCCAACCTTGTGTTCTTGCTGGCGGCGCGTGTGATGCAAGGTGCGGTAGCCGGCCCGCTGATTCCGTTGTCGCAGGCGTTGTTGCTGAGCTCGTTTCCGAAAGACAAAGGGGCATCCGCTCTCTCCCTCTGGGCCATGACGGCCACAGTCGGCCCCATCGTCGGGCCGGCACTGGGTGGATGGATTACTGACGCCTACAGCTGGGCGTGGATCTTCTACATCAATATCCCGGTTGGTTTGTTTGCAGCGGGCGTGACCTGGGCGATCTATCGCGATCGGGAAAGCCCGACCCGGAAAATCCCGGTCGACAAAGTGGGTCTTGGTCTGCTGGTTGTATGGGTTGCCGCGCTGCAAATCATGCTCGACAAGGGCAAGGATCTGGACTGGTTCAGCTCCCCCGTCATCTGGACGCTGATGCTTATCGCCCTGATCGCCTTTATCTGCTTTGTGATCTGGGAGCTTACCGACGCACACCCGATCATTGATCTGAAACTCTTCGCGGGACGTAACTTTCTGGCGGGCACGATCGCCATTTCTGTGGCCTATGCGGTTTTCTTCGCCAACCTAGTACTGCTGCCGCAGTGGATGCAGACCTACCTTGGCTATCGTTCTGTTGATGCAGGCATGGCCACCGCACCGTTGGGGATTTTTGCTGTCATCCTGGCGCCGGTGATGGGCAAACTGGTCCCCAAGTCAGATGCGCGCATTCTGGCGACGCTGGCTTTTCTGGGTTTTGCCGGCGTGTTCTTCATGCGCTCGCATTACACGACTGTGGTCGATACCTGGGCGCTGGTCATGCCGACCCTGTTGCAAGGCATCCCTACTGCGCTGTTCTTTGTGCCGCTCACCGCCATTATTCTTTCTGATCTGCCTCCGGCCAGGATACCGGCGGCGGCGGGGCTATCCAACTTCACCCGCGTCTTTTGCGGTGCAGTAGGCACCTCCCTCGCAGCGACGGCCTGGAGCAACCGGACCATCTTGCACCACGCGCAACTGACCGAGGCCGCCAGCACCTCCAGCCCGATCTTTGCCGACGCCATGAACATGCTGGAGCCCGTATTTGGCAAAAGCGCCCTAGCTTTTTATGAAAGGCAGCTCAACACACAGGCGGCCCAACTCGGCATCAATGACATCTTCTGGATTTCCGGCGTGATCTTCATTGTGATCATTCCGCTGATCTGGTTTGCCCACGCGGCACGGGGTTCCAGCGGCCCGGCAGTAGGCCATTGA